Part of the Arachis hypogaea cultivar Tifrunner chromosome 6, arahy.Tifrunner.gnm2.J5K5, whole genome shotgun sequence genome, aaattagttactagttattaatcaaaataaaataagttttgagATATCGAGGACAAAATTTGATTGATATTTTTGAAGGACATAATATTTATCGAAAAAGATTTACCGATAAAAAATAGGATCAAtagacaaaatttataaaaaaaaccgACGAGTGGAGACAATTGATGGCAATGATTAATATAACTCGAAGTGCGGggatgcatattttttttttggtggacAACGGAGATCAAAAGACCCCAAAAAAAAAGCAGAAgagaaaaaataaactaaaacccTCTaagagtaaaaattttaaaacaatccAAACTCAAAGCATAACAAATATCTAAGGAAGGGACATCGTAGATATGCAAGCCAAAGGGGAGCTCTTGTCCCTTTTTTGCTAGGAGATCAGCCGGAGAGTTTGCTTCACGAAGTGTGTCAAACCAGTTGATGTGTTGGATGCGATTGGAAAGAATTCTTATGTCTTCTATTAGAGGCGCACAAGGGTGTAAAGAAGGAACACCATATTTAACGAAATTGAAAGTCACTTGAGAATCAGTTCCAATAATAACATCATGGAGGTAATTGGCGATTGCAATTTGAATCCCTTAAATGATGCCCCATAACTCAGCATGAGTGATCGAACAACTTCCCAAATTCGAAGAGAAACCTTTGATAAATCTACCTAAATGATCCCTAAAAATACCACTACAGGCTGCATTGTTGTTCCGGGAGAAGAAGGAACCATCTACATTAATTTTAGTGACATTTTCAGGAGGGAGATGCCATTTAATCAAGCCATTAGTAATGGGATTCGGTCTTTTCGGCACAATCTCTCTTCTTATAGCATTGAATGTCTTAGCCACACGGGCTTTAATGGCCATTACAGCTTTGGTTGGGTGGGTTATTACTCCCTCAAACACTAATTTGTTCCTATAAAACCAGATTGAGGAAATAGCAACTTCAAACAAGCATTGCCAAGTCTCTTTCTTCTTCAAGTTACTTATAAGCCAATCACGATGATCTGACATGAAGAAGTCTCTATCATCATCATTAGAAAATAAAGATTTCTAGACCAAATTAGCATAAGGACAGTCACGAAGAACATGTAAAATGGTCTCTTCATTCCAATGGCATCTTGGGCAATTTGAGTTTGTAGTTAAATGTTTCCTTCTTCTTTCGACGTTAGTAAGAATAGCATTATTGGCAACTAGCCAAAGAAGGGTACGAATCTTTTCTGGCCCGTTCCAATTCCAAGCCAACTTGAAAACTTGGTCTGGCAGCGATGGATCCTCCTCGAGAGAGTTGTAGGCTGTCTTCAAACTGAAGGTGCCATCCGAGGAGGGCTCCTAAACTATACGGTCACTTCCTTTCCACAGCGAGGGAGGTGCAATAGCAATAATATGACCAACAGATTCCTCTAGCAACCATTCCCTCAATTTCGCTTCATCCCAGCCACCTGAAACAGAAAGGAATTCATTCAGAGACACGTTCGACACATTAGTATTTATTACATGTGTTGCATATTGGTCGAGCCGGCCTAATTTCGGAACCCAGTTGTGATCCCAAAAATTTATTTCTGATCCATTGCCTATACGCCATGTTGTGTTCCGTTTGACATCACTCCAAGAAGAACAAACCCCCTTTCAAAGGTTTGATGCATTGCTCTTTCTGTTGACATTGGGGAGGATATCATTCCCACACTTATATTTTGAGCGCAGCACTCTAGCCCAAAGATTGTCTTTTTTTTCCACCAGCCCCCATCCAACCTTCATCATAAAGGCATGATTAAGGTTTTTTGCGTGTCGAATACCAAGACCCCTTGAAGCTTTAGGCTTGCTAATTTTCTTCCAACTTAACAgataaatctttttttattgttCAGTGTCTCCCCAAAGAAAATCCCTGTATTTACGATCAATCAAATTACAAGTAGATAAAGGTAAAATTGCAGTTTGCATAGTATAACTAGGAATAGAAGAAAGGACAGATCTCACCAAAGTGGTTCTTCCGGCCAAAGAGAGGGAAGATGCTTTCCAACTATTCAATCTCATATTTAGCttgttgatgatgatgttgaaagtCTCCTTGGTTACTTTCGAGTGAATGAGAGGCACCCCAAGGTATTTACCGAGATCATCAGTCATGGAGAAATTCAAGGCTTCACTAATCTCACTTCTGACTGTGTTTCCCACATTTTTTGAGAAAAAGACCCGAGTCTTTTCGTTGCTCACTTTTTACCGAGAGCTATTACAGAATGCTTCAAGAACTCTGTTAATGACTCCCGCTTGATCCATATCAGCCTCAGCAAATAAAATCAGATCATCAGCAAAACATAGGTGGGACAAGTTGGGCCCCTCTCTGCTGAGCTTAATCGGCTTCCAATGCCCATGTTCAACAACAGCACTAATGAGTTGGGACAAGCGCTCCATATAGAGAACAAAGATATAAGGGGATAGCGGATCTCCTTGACAAATTCCCCTTGAGGGAGTGAACTCATTAAGAACATCTCCATTCCATAGGACCCTCATCCTTGCCGTAGAGATACAAGTGCAAATCAAATCAATGAAAGTAGAGGGAAAACCAATATCCGTTAGGGTATCTTTAACAAAAGACCATTTGAgcctatcataagctttttccaaatcaatcttaatGGCCATCCAACCCTTTTTTCCCTTTCCTGCTTCTCATAGAGTGAATAACCTCTTGAGTAATAATGATATTGTCTGAGGTATGTCTCCCCGGAACAAAACTACTCTGAGTCGGTTTGACAAGTTTCTCCATCACTTTTCGAAGCCTGCGCGCAAGGATCTTAGTAATAACTTTGTAAGATACATTGCACAGGCTAATAGGACGCATTTTCTTTAGGCTTGTAACTGGCTCGACTTTAGGAATAAGGGTAATAAGAGTTTCATTGATTTCTTTGACATTCTGCGGATTCTCAAAAATATCTTTGACTAATTTGCATAGGTCATTACCAACTTTTTTCCACTTATTTTGATAGAACACAGCTTGTATACCATCTTTTCCAGGAGTCTTTAAACTACCCATGCTAAAGACAGACTCTTTAATCTCAGTGGAAGTCACATTACCACTAACAACATTCAGATCCTCAACACTTAAAGGGGAAAAAGCTCGATTAAGGACAAAAGGGATATCAGGAAGATCATCTAAAAACAATTTAGCATAAAAAGAAGTTGCCATAACCTCTAAACTACTTCTATCAGTGACCCAACTCCCATTGTCATCTTTGAGCGACTCAatcttgtttcttcttcttctagccATGGTGGTATCATGGAAGTACTTGGTGTTTCAATCCCCAAAGTTAATCCAATTGCTCCTAGATTTCTGGAACCAAAGAATTTCTTCTTGAGTTAGAATATCCTCATACTCTTTCCACAAGACAAATTGCAAATTTTCTAAGAAATGATTACTATTCTGGCTTAAGCTCGTCACAATCCCCTGAAGCCTTCGGAGGATCCTATTTTTCCTGAACTGAATGTTTCCAAAAATGTTTCGGTTCCAATCATTCAGGCCATTTTTAAAATATTCCACACAATTATTCCAAGAATATCTGAAGTTCCAATTATTATTCAGCATGTTATCAAAGTCAGAATGCGTTAACCAAGCTGCCACAAACCTGAACGGTCTTCTCCTCCTATTGGGAGCCGAAGCCGGGTAAAGTTGGAGATAGAGGGGGGAGTGATCCGATTTCATCATCGGAAGATGTTTGATCTTGGCTTCAGGAAACATGATTGCCAATCCAAGTTGCATAAAGCTCTGTCTATTCTTTCCACTAAGCCTCCTCTCTTCCAGGTACAAGGCCAGCCGGTGAACCCCAAATCTAACAAACCACAGTCAGATACAACAGATTGGAACTCATTACAAGCTCCTTGCATTTGGTTAGGGGATCCCCCCTTCCTTTCATGACTATGGAGAATAGCGTTGAAATCCCCAATAAGACACCATGGCAGATTAATCTCATCCCTCAGGGACCGAATGGAGTCCCAAAGAGCATGCCGGGTAATCCTTTGAGGACTTCCGTAAACTGCAGTAAGAATCCAAGGCACATAGTGACTTCCAGTAAGCTTCATATGTACAAATTGAGTATTGTGATGGATAACTTCTACTTTCCAGCTAGCACAATCTCATAAACACCATATACCCCCCGACTGTCCTCTTGCTTCTTCAATAAAACAACCATCGTAACCCATCCTTTCTCTAACAACCTCTCCCCTATTACCACTTATATGAGTTTCAAGTAGAATAAGAAAACTTGCATCATATTCTCTCTTCAGATCTCTAATCAGAGTAGAAAAACACTTTCCTCCCGCTCCACGGCAGTTCCAAGCAATAAgattcatcataaaaaaataaattaaatcaaaaggGTCGTCAATGACCGAATCAAACTGTGGTCAAAACCACCGCATCACCTTCGACGTGATCACGAGACACATGATCTTTTTCAATGCTTTGGTCACTTGGCTCCCCAAATTGATCATCCGGCGGTTTATTTCGAGTGTCCTTTCCTCCTTGATCCATTTTTGTGGCCACCATTTTCACGATTTGATTGGAGGTAGAGACAATAAATTGATTATTCACCACATGATCTTCAAAAATTGCCTTTGCCATCTTTGTAACTTCGAACAATTCCTTCTTATTTTGCTCCATAGCTCGAAGATTGCCTAACATGGCAGCTTCCAAGGCTTCCGCTTCAGGGTTTCTTGATTTCGATTTGGTATTTTGGGTGGTAGGTAGCATGTTTACAGAAAAGGTAGGGATTTTCTCCATCATTTTCTCAACATTCTTTAAtttgtgcttgaaattctttccAGCCAAAATAGGCCCAGTCTTGTGTAGAGAGGATTTTTTTTGCTCCCTATGGATTTTTTCCAGCCCTACTTCTAATGGTTCTTTTTTGGATGGAAGGAGAGGCATTATTTTTTGGTTGGTTCTAAACTAAGCTCTTCTCTAATTGGGCTTGGGATTTATTTGGCCCATCATCCATCAAATCACTATCTATATTACTCCTTAGATTTTTGGGTTCAATTGGCCCATTACTCATCAATTCACTATCCCTATTATTACTCCTTATATCTTCTGTAACGGGTAGAGTATTCTC contains:
- the LOC114924160 gene encoding uncharacterized protein produces the protein MMEKIPTFSVNMLPTTQNTKSKSRNPEAEALEAAMLGNLRAMEQNKKELFEVTKMAKAIFEDHVVNNQFIVSTSNQIVKMVATKMDQGGKDTRNKPPDDQFGEPSDQSIEKDHVSRDHVEGGWDEAKLREWLLEESVGHIIAIAPPSLWKGSDRIV